A genomic stretch from Falco naumanni isolate bFalNau1 chromosome 8, bFalNau1.pat, whole genome shotgun sequence includes:
- the ZC3H15 gene encoding LOW QUALITY PROTEIN: zinc finger CCCH domain-containing protein 15 (The sequence of the model RefSeq protein was modified relative to this genomic sequence to represent the inferred CDS: deleted 1 base in 1 codon), translating to MPPKKQQQPAGGSKKADQKKKEKIIEDKTFGLKNKKGAKQQKFIKAVTHQVKFGQQNPRQAAQTESEKKLKKEDKKKELQELNELFKPVVAAQKISKGADPKSVVCAFFKQGQCTKGDKCKFSHDLSLERKCEKRSVYIDARDEDLEKDTMDNWDEKKLEEVVNKKHGEAEKKKPKTQIVCKYFLDAIENNKYGWFWVCPGGGDNCMYRHALPPGFVLKKDKKKEEKQDEISLEDLIEKERAALGPNVTKITLECFIAWKRRKRQEKIDKAEQDMERRKADFKAGKALVISGREVFEFRPELVDADDEEADDTHYVQGTGEDDEMEDPVCINDVDLSLYVPKAVDETGITVASPERFSTYSSIEKDDNKLSEASGGDINSSEKNDLEEDNDGDGELENGVIDAVPVDENLFTGEDLDELEEELNTLDLEE from the exons ATGCcccccaaaaagcagcagcagccggcg GGGGGCAGCAAGAAGGCGGACCaaaagaagaaggagaagattATCGAG GACAAAACATTTGGcctaaagaataaaaaaggtgCAAAACAACAGAAGTTTATCAAGGCTGTGACTCACCAGGTTAAATTTGGTCAGCAAAATCCACGTCAG GCTGCTCAAACAGAAagtgagaagaaattaaaaaaagaagataagaaaaaagaattacagGAATTAAATGAACTCTTCAAGCCTGTGGTCGCTGCGCAGAAGATTAGCAAAG GTGCTGATCCCAAATCTGTAGTTTGTGCTTTCTTCAAGCAAGGACAGTGCACTAAAGGAGACAAGTGCAAGTTTTCTCATGATTTGTCTTTGGAAAGGAAGTGTGAAAAACGAAGCGTCTACATTGATGCGCGAGATGAAGACCTTGAAAAAG ATACAATGGATAACTGGGATGAGAAGAAGCTGGAAGAAGTGGTGAACAAGAAGCATGGTGAGgcggaaaagaaaaaacccaaaactcaaATA GTCTGCAAATACTTCCTTGATGCTATTGAAAACAACAAATACGGATGGTTTTGGGTCTGTCCAGGCGGAGGAGACAACTGCATGTATCGCCATGCTCTCCCTCCaggttttgtattaaaaaaagacaagaagaaggaggaaaagcaagatGAAATTTCTTTAGAAGATCTAATAGAAAAAGAG CGTGCTGCCTTAGGACCAAATGTTACCAAAATTACTCTAGAGTGTTTTATTGcatggaagagaagaaaaagacaagaaaaaattgATAAGGCTGAGCAAGATATGGAGCGGaggaaagcagattttaaagctGGCAAAGCATTGGTG aTCAGTGGGCGTGAAGTATTTGAGTTCCGACCAGAGTTGGTTGATGCAGATGATGAAGAAGCAGATGACACTCATTATGTTCAAGGAACGGGAGAAGATGATGAG atGGAAGACCCTGTGTGTATAAATGACGTAGATTTGAGCCTCTATGTCCCAAAGGCTGTTGATGAAACTGGCATTACTGTGGCTAGTCCTGAGCGATTCAGCACATACAGTTCAATAGAAAAAGATG ataataAATTAAGTGAAGCTTCTGGTGGTGATATAAACAGCAGTGAGAAGAATGATTTAGAAGAAGATAATGATGGAGATGGGGAGTTGGAAAATGGAGTTATTGATGCAGTTCCAGTTGATGAAAATCTTTTTACTGGAGAGGACTTGGATGAACTAGAAGAAGAACTAAACACTCTTGATTTAgaagaatga